A part of Emys orbicularis isolate rEmyOrb1 chromosome 13, rEmyOrb1.hap1, whole genome shotgun sequence genomic DNA contains:
- the CPSF4L gene encoding putative cleavage and polyadenylation specificity factor subunit 4-like protein gives MQELIAGVEKLMFDVERDVEHQRGALLLPFPGMDKSGASVCEFFLQGLCAKGLMCPFRHISGEKTVVCKHWLRGLCKRGDLCEFLHEYDMTKMPECYFYSKFGECSNRECPFLHIDPASRIKDCPWYDRGFCKQGPLCKYKHTRRVMCVNYLAGFCPQGPKCKFMHPKADLMLWNSDLSQGLPPPSRAVDGKSVHEQQAPEVLLLSHQPGARAAQCQRKKAQEAGGYPYGLLRPLGQVTCFKCGEKGHYANKCSKSRLGIQLGK, from the exons ATGCAGGAGCTCATTGCTGGGGTGGAGAAGCTCATGTTTGATGTAGAGCGGGATGTGGAGCACCAGCGaggggccctgctcctgcccttccCAGGCATGGACA AGTCGGGGGCGTCCGTGTGTGAGTTCTTCCTCCAAGGACTGTGTGCAAAGG GCCTGATGTGTCCTTTCCGGCACATCAGCGGGGAGAAGACGGTGGTGTGTAAGCACTGGCTGCGGGGGCTGTGCAAGAGGGGAGACCTGTGCGAGTTCTTGCACGAGTACGACATGACCAAGATGCCAGAGTGTTATTTCTACTCCAAGTTCG GCGAGTGCAGCAATAGAGAGTGCCCCTTCCTGCACATTGATCCAGCGTCCAGAATTAAAGACTGTCCTTGGTACGACAGAGGGTTCTGCAAACAGG GTCCGCTGTGTAAATACAAACACACCAGGAGGGTGATGTGTGTCAACTACTTAGCTGGCTTCTGCCCCCAAGGACCCAAATGCAAATTCATGCA CCCCAAGGCAGACCTGATGCTGTGGAACTCGGATCTCTCCCAG GGGCTGCCACCGCCATCCCGGGCTGTTGATGGCAAGAGTGTTCATGAGCAGCAGGCCCCAGAAGTCCTGTTGCTTTCTCATCAACCTGGGGCTAGGGCTGCCCAGTGCCAGAGGAAGAAGGCACAGGAGGCTGGTGGCTACCCCTATGGACTGCTCCGGCCCCTTGGGCAGGTCACATGCTTCAAG TGTGGAGAAAAGGGTCACTATGCCAACAAATGCAGCAAGAGTCGTCTGGGAATCCAACTGGGGAAATGA
- the CDC42EP4 gene encoding cdc42 effector protein 4, translating to MTPCIPCPADVGECCWGGQRDLAAQPGPRGSARRPAPLAGTMPILKQLVSNSAHSKRRSRADLTAEMISAPLGDFRHTMHVGRAGDAFGDTSFLNSKAGEPESPEELGSSKPGLLSRKFRSSKRSQSVTRGDRRDMLGSLRDSAIFVKNAVSLPQLTEKEADKSAGKLPKSLSSSPVKKAPEEVAATPEEKPRPNGAAARPQSPGLDERDFGDLTDLPVVVPKSSYGMKHAESIMSFHIDLGPSMLGDVLSIMDKDQWDQDEDFGSVVPEELRRDGGPTRVPAAHRLSQEGKPLPDALLTAPACQDQSRSQVSRDSSSVSSCTAQGLEEHRPSPERQSYGIPDGARPGPPKRHDREFSFADEEDDEIRV from the exons ATGACACCCTGTATCCCATGCCCTGCAGATGTGG GTGAGTGCTGCTGGGGAGGACAGCGAGACCTCgccgcccagcccggcccccgagGAAGTGCCCGCCGCCCGGCCCCCCTTGCCGGGACAATGCCGATCCTGAAGCAGCTCGTCTCCAACTCGGCCCACTCCAAGCGGCGCTCGCGGGCGGATCTGACGGCTGAGATGATCAGCGCCCCGCTGGGCGACTTCCGCCACACCATGCACGTGGGCAGAGCGGGGGACGCCTTCGGGGACACCTCCTTCCTCAACAGCAAGGCTGGCGAGCCAGAGTCCCCTGAGGAGCTGGGCTCCTCCAAGCCCGGCCTGCTGTCCCGCAAGTTCCGCAGCAGCAAGAGGTCGCAGTCGGTGACGCGCGGCGACCGGCGGGACATGCTGGGCTCCCTGAGGGACTCGGCCATCTTCGTGAAGAACGCCGTCTCCCTGCCTCAGCTCACCGAGAAGGAGGCAGACAAAAGCGCCGGGAAGCTGCCCAAGAGCCTTTCCTCGAGCCCTGTCAAGAAGGCACCAGAGGAGGTGGCCGCCACCCCGGAGGAAAAGCCGCGCCCCAACGGCGCAGCCGCCCGCCCCCAGAGTCCCGGCCTGGACGAGCGTGACTTTGGGGACCTGACGGATCTGCCCGTCGTGGTGCCGAAGAGCAGCTATGGCATGAAACATGCCGAGTCCATCATGTCCTTCCACATCGACCTGGGTCCCTCCATGCTGGGGGACGTCCTGAGCATCATGGACAAAGATCAGTGGGACCAGGATGAAGACTTCGGCTCCGTGGTACCTGAGGAGCTCCGAAGGGATGGAGGCCCTACCCGGGTACCTGCAGCCCACCGGCTCAGCCAGGAAGGGAAGCCCCTGCCGGATGCCCTGCTGACGGCGCCAGCCTGCCAGGACCAGAGCAGGAGCCAGGTCAGCAGGGACAGCAGTTCGGTTTCTAGCTGCACGgcacaggggctggaggagcacCGCCCATCACCCGAAAGACAGAGCTACGGGATCCCAGAtggcgcccggcccggcccccccaaGCGGCACGACAGAGAGTTCTCCTTCGCGGATGAGGAGGACGACGAGATCAGAGTGTAG